A DNA window from Camelina sativa cultivar DH55 chromosome 13, Cs, whole genome shotgun sequence contains the following coding sequences:
- the LOC104737229 gene encoding uncharacterized protein LOC104737229 — MSFEMFEEQKLNSRGYYTIWKNRILAHLGIHRLKEALKIEEEDGNKYVKIAEDEKLSAKLSPGLEEKNKKARSMIILSVGDKALRKIMKEETASGMLKVIDKYYMTSSLARRFYLRQKLHSFRMNETNSVMENVDEFQRLIDELRNANVEMSDEDQAIFLLISLPEQFDEVRDMFTYDRTSLTLEEVIDAALSKEMELGGSYRGYKNKFRERSRTRIEVEKFDGRGDYILWKTRILAHFEILDLMEALKIDEDGNKSVESKSLCVALSVDLEEKKRKARSMIIQSVQNQDLRKKIMKEDSAVGMIQLLDKLYITTSSTSRTYLRYKLFSFRMNESLSVEENIDEFERLVDDLSNAEVSISDEDQAIRLLVSLPKRFDNLKDVITYGGRTSLTLDEVICAVLSKELDFGSVYKESKSSA; from the coding sequence ATGTCTTTTGAGATGTTCGAAGAACAAAAGCTTAATAGCAGAGGTTACTACACTATATGGAAGAACAGAATCCTTGCTCATCTTGGTATTCATAGATTGAAGGAAGCATTAAAGATTGAGGAAGAGGATGGAAACAAGTATGTTAAAATAGCTGAAGATGAGAAGCTTTCTGCGAAGTTGAGTCCAGGTCTtgaggagaagaacaaaaaggcAAGGAGCATGATCATACTCAGCGTTGGAGATAAGGCTTTGCGAAAGATTATGAAGGAAGAAACAGCTTCTGGTATGTTAAAAGTTATTGACAAATACTATATGACTAGTTCTTTAGCAAGAAGGTTTTACTTGAGACAAAAGTTACATAGCTTTAGGATGAATGAAACCAATTCTGTTATGGAGAACGTTGATGAGTTTCAGAGGTTGATTGATGAACTACGTAATGCTAACGTAGAGATGTCTGATGAAGACCAGgctatatttttgttgatatcttTGCCAGAGCAATTTGATGAGGTTAGAGATATGTTTACCTATGATAGAACGAGCTTAACGTTAGAGGAAGTCATTGATGCTGCACTGTCCAAAGAGATGGAGCTAGGTGGAAGTTATAGAGGgtataaaaacaagtttagagaGAGGTCAAGAACAAGGATTGAAGTAGAAAAGTTTGATGGGAGAGGTGATTACATTTTATGGAAGACAAGGATCCTTGCTCATTTTGAGATTCTTGATTTGATGGAAGCTTTAAAGATTGATGAGGATGGAAACAAATCTGTTGAAAGTAAGAGCCTTTGTGTAGCATTGAGTGTAGAtttagaagagaagaagagaaaggcaAGGAGCATGATAATTCAGAGCGTACAAAATCAGGATCTGCGGAAGAAAATTATGAAGGAGGACTCAGCTGTTGGTATGATTCAACTTCTAGACAAACTCTATATTACTACATCTTCGACTAGCAGGACTTACCTACGATACAAGCTGTTTAGTTTTAGGATGAACGAAAGCCTGTCTGTTGAGGAAAACATTGATGAGTTTGAGAGGTTAGTTGATGATCTAAGTAATGCTGAGGTTTCTATATCTGATGAAGACCAAGCTATACGTTTGTTGGTTTCTTTACCAAAGCGATTTGATAATCTTAAAGACGTGATAACATATGGTGGTAGAACAAGCCTTACACTTGATGAAGTGATTTGTGCTGTACTATCCAAAGAGTTGGACTTTGGTTCTGTTTACAAAGAGAGTAAAAGCTCTGCCTAA
- the LOC109128390 gene encoding RING finger protein 24-like, which produces MILLGKIKAEVLKNLNMETESCSICLENLSGPKPCGFMTRMTCSHVFHGFCLLEWFKRKHTCPLCRTVL; this is translated from the coding sequence ATGATTCTATTAGGAAAGATAAAAGCAGAGGTGTTGAAGAACTTGAACATGGAGACAGAGTCATGTTCCATCTGTCTTGAGAATCTCTCCGGTCCGAAACCTTGCGGCTTCATGACACGCATGACTTGTTCCCATGTATTTCACGGTTTTTGTCTCTTGGAGTGGTTCAAGCGTAAACACACTTGTCCGTTGTGTCGGACTGTGCTCTAG
- the LOC104737228 gene encoding putative transferase At4g12130, mitochondrial codes for MMFRFIFRREISKSTAIYRRNLHSDLEDAGPMASRLKSRSVVRFSGPDTVKFLQGLLTNDVRRFGDSSGEKSSAVPTPNMASVTTPPMYAALLTPQGRFLYDFFLYSPSRPEEKLDRTGSGPGSDSGRDGSVEVFADVDVDVLDELLVTLKKYRLRSKVDIENVAEEFSCWQRYGRGLTGSSSVGWGGGVDRAGESTASGNKYGWEWYKDPRLVCLGYRSIFPSDATPPLVEADKETDESNYLLWRLEHGVAEGSAEIPKGEAIPLEYNFVGLNAISFDKGCYVGQELIARTHHRGVIRKRLIPLRFIDSNGKELNQKIAAGAQVVESGTGKKMGTVSTALGSRGMGVMRVEEAFKPSAELTVKDSEDVKVEAIRPTWWPAEWFQ; via the exons ATGATGTTCCGATTCATTTTCCGCCGCGAAATCTCGAAATCCACCGCGATTTATCGCCGGAATCTACACAGCGATCTAGAAGATGCCGGTCCGATGGCATCTCGGCTTAAATCTCGTTCCGTTGTCCGGTTTAGCGGACCGGATACGGTTAAGTTTCTTCAGGGTTTGTTAACCAACGATGTACGGCGGTTCGGTGATTCGTCCGGCGAGAAAAGCTCGGCGGTTCCTACGCCGAACATGGCTTCCGTTACGACTCCGCCGATGTACGCTGCGCTTTTAACTCCTCAAGGAAGGTTCCTGTAcgattttttcttgtatagCCCTTCGAGACCCGAGGAGAAGCTTGATCGAACTGGTTCTGGACCCGGGTCTGATTCGGGTCGTGATGGGTCCGTTGAGGTTTTTgctgatgttgatgttgatgtcCTTGATGAATTGCTTGTAACACTCAAaaa GTATAGGTTGAGGTCCAAAGTGGATATTGAAAACGTCGCAGAGGAATTTTCATGTTGGCAGCGTTACGGTAGGGGTCTTACTGGATCTTCATCTGTTGGTTGGGGAGGTGGTGTTGATCGTGCTGGTGAGTCTACAGCTAGTGGTAATAAGTATGGATGGGAATGGTATAAGGATCCGAGGTTGGTGTGTCTTGGTTACAGAAGCATCTTTCCTTCTGATGCAACTC CACCTTTAGTTGAGGCAGATAAAGAAACTGATGAAAGCAATTACCTTTTGTGGAGATTAGAGCATGGAGTGGCTGAAGGATCAGCTGAAATCCCCAAAG GCGAAGCAATACCGCTTGAATACAATTTTGTTGGTCTTAATGCGATAAGTTTTGACAAAGGCTGCTATGTTGGTCAAGAGCTTATAGCTCGTACTCATCACCGTGGTGTCATCCGCAAACGCTTAATCCCTTTACGATTCATCGATAGCAATGGAAAAG AGTTAAACCAGAAAATAGCAGCTGGAGCTCAAGTAGTTGAGTCAGGAACCGGCAAGAAAATGGGAACGGTATCAACAGCTTTGGGTAGCCGGGGAATGGGTGTAATGAGGGTAGAAGAAGCCTTTAAACCATCAGCTGAATTAACAGTAAAGGACTCAGAGGACGTGAAGGTCGAGGCAATCAGACCAACATGGTGGCCGGCTGAGTGGTTCCAATAG
- the LOC104738404 gene encoding RING-H2 finger protein ATL10-like, whose protein sequence is MNGPIPEPVVDIQVQVRRLSPSEEYTNSGRFIINTINKEIRVNLTTGHETQTLEPYSYHSTNFSLPSFSHYDIQSSLQNLLHSEDHWLCDRLVPKISTTAINSGFGDNDIELTVLVTVTYQRESVQSLNVLMRIVLQGRIEADELKSLNMETESCSICLKSLVSSSEILTRMGCSHVFHGYCLLKWLKRKNTCPLCRTVLYDDQLL, encoded by the coding sequence ATGAATGGTCCCATTCCCGAACCCGTAGTGGACATTCAGGTCCAAGTGAGAAGACTCTCTCCATCAGAAGAATATACAAACTCAGGCCGATTCATCATCAATACCATAAACAAGGAGATCCGTGTAAACCTAACCACAGGCCATGAAACCCAAACGTTAGAGCCATATTCATATCATTCCACCAATTTCAGCCTTCCTAGTTTTAGTCACTACGACATCCAATCATCACTCCAAAATCTACTCCATAGCGAAGACCATTGGTTGTGCGATCGCTTAGTCCCAAAGATCTCAACGACTGCTATCAACTCAGGTTTTGGGGACAATGACATTGAATTGACCGTGCTCGTCACAGTTACTTACCAGCGAGAGTCCGTCCAGTCATTAAATGTATTGATGAGGATTGTTCTACAAGGGAGGATTGAAGCAGATGAACTGAAGAGTTTGAACATGGAAACAGAGTCTTGTTCCATCTGTCTCAAGAGTCTAGTCTCCAGTTCGGAAATACTCACTCGCATGGGTTGTTCCCATGTTTTTCACGGTTACTGTCTCTTGAAGTGGCTCAAGCGCAAAAACACTTGCCCTTTGTGTCGGACTGTGCTCTATGATGATCAGTTATTGTAA
- the LOC104738402 gene encoding putative two-component response regulator ARR20 yields MIVTIYETGEEAMAFLMKSKHEIDLVIWNFDMPDISGLDALNTIGIEMYLPVVIMSHEQNKEMVMKSIKNGACDFLVKPMSKEVVAVLWQHVFRKRMMSKYGLDQPGELDTVESDSDEFDNLKQDDLYHNNGEGSRNTSDQKEVKSTSKKPRMSWTAELHQKFEAAVEKISRVGTPYPKDILKCMQEEMNVQGLTRNNVASHLQKYRESYNKKTCSPQETCQEDFNWRNAGQDPPLTASNPLLSSNVNLQTTPPFCMTDQAAPRTSHFMNDQAAVKAPYSSNGYPPMNNFIMANHVTYIPQPPQLHHSLNLPSMLPKQEQGSLVIDNSDLIYNKSFDYGEYFPHAGFNNNNINSWSFPPPGFNNNFDNQIRRN; encoded by the exons ATGATAG TAACGATATATGAGACCGGAGAAGAAGCCATGGCTTTCTTGATGAAGAGTAAGCATGAGATCGATCTCGTAATTTGGAATTTCGATATGCCTGATATCAGTGGACTGGACGCTCTCAATACCATTGGTATAGAGATGTATTTACCCGTAGTAA TCATGTCTCATGAACAGAATAAGGAAATGGTGATGAAATCGATCAAGAACGGCGCGTGTGACTTTCTTGTGAAGCCGATGAGCAAAGAGGTCGTTGCAGTTCTATGGCAACATGTTTTTCGCAAGAGGATGATGTCAAAATATGGTTTAGATCAACCGGGTGAATTAGATACGGTTGAGTCAGATTCCGACGAATTCGACAATTTAAAGCAAGACGATCTCTATCATAACAACGGAGAAGGCTCAAGAAACACTTCCGATCAAAAAGAAGTCAAGTCTACGTCCAAGAAACCGCGGATGTCGTGGACTGCTGAACTTCACCAGAAGTTTGAAGCAGCTGTCGAAAAAATCAGCAGAGTTGGGA CGCCTTATCCGAAAGATATTCTCAAATGCATGCAAGAAGAAATGAATGTCCAGGGGCTCACTAGAAACAACGTAGCCAGTCATCTTCag AAGTATCGTGAAAGTTACAACAAAAAGACATGCAGTCCTCAAGAGACATGCCAAGAAGATTTTAACTGGCGTAACGCTGGGCAAGATCCCCCTCTCACAGCTTCTAATCCGCTCCTAAGCTCAAACGTCAATCTCCAAACTACACCACCGTTTTGTATGACCGATCAAGCTGCGCCTAGAACGTCACATTTCATGAACGATCAAGCCGCGGTGAAGGCCCCATATTCATCAAACGGTTACCCGCCAATGAACAACTTTATCATGGCAAACCATGTTACTTACATTCCGCAACCACCACAACTCCATCATTCTCTAAATTTACCCTCCATGCTACCTAAGCAAGAACAAGGATCGTTAGTCATAGATAATTCAGATCTCATCTATAATAAATCTTTCGATTACGGCGAGTATTTCCCACATGCAggattcaacaacaacaacatcaactcGTGGTCTTTCCCACCTCCAGGATTCAACAACAATTTCGATAATCAGATTCGTCGAAACTGA